From the genome of Candidatus Tectomicrobia bacterium:
CAAAGTCAGGGTCTTTGCACCAGGTCTTGACAATGGAACCGGGCCGGAGGCTATAACCGTCGTGAAATTGACGACCTAAAAAAAGTAACCGCAAAGGGCAGAGAGGACAAGAGAATGAGCAGGGAAAAGAAGACACAAGTTGTGACATTAGCAGACCCCTCCGATGAGTATTTATTGGAGCTCGGGAGACTTGCGAACAGGTTCGGCCAACTTGAACACCTGCTCAAATTAGTTATTAAGAGAAAGGACAAGAGGCCATTTTGGGAAGTCTTTAAGGAATTCAAGACAGCAGGTATAGGAGGATTGCTGTCAGGACTTTCAGAATGGGCGGCAACAAAGAAATTTGCCGGTCTAATTAATATTGCTAAAGGAGAGGCAAGCCTTCAGCCGATAAAGCAAGAATTAGAACAGGCTAAAGGCTTAGTTCCGATCAGAAACCAGTATTTACACAACGGCCTGGGAAAGAATAAAGACGGAAAACTCCAGTGGCTAAGCATTGAAGAACAGTTTGACGAGAAAAAGGCATTGACCTTACTCAAGGACACGTCTCAGAAAATCTCAAAACTAAATGTGGACATCAATAAAAAATTTCCTCCCTAAGCCGCCGACTCCCTCTCTCCCCTGCCCTGCAAGCCGTTGAGATAATCCGCCGCGCGTTGCGCATACACCGCCGCCGTGAAGATCGCCCGCTTGTCGTCCTTCAAGGCCTTGAGCCATGAGGCGATATAGGCGGCGTGGTCCTCCCTTGGCTCCGGTGTCAGGTCCAGGTCAGCCGACAGGAAAGCCGCGCCCAATTCCGCAACCAGTTCCTCCATGGCGTAGCCTTCATCCCCTCATTTCTTCCGGCCAAAGTCACGGTCCAGGCGCGAAGGGTGCCGCGTCCAGTGCGCGCATTCATGCGCCAGCGTGGCGTAATAGGTTCGACATCCCGAAAAGTTTCAAAGGGCGGCATCTGCACCCGGTCATCCGTGACGCTGTAATACGCCCGATTGCCGCCATGCCGAACATCCGCGCCCGTTCCGGCAAAGAACGATTCCGCATGTTCGATGCGCTGCACCGGATCCAGCCGGGGCTCGGCAAGCGCGTAATAATTCGCGGGCAAGCCCTCGATCTGCTCCACATTAAAAACGGTATATCCCTTCATGAAGGGGATTTCCCGCTCCTCCTCCTCGCCCGTCACCTCATCCGTTTCGGTCTTCGTAATGGTGTTGGCATACACCACAAGATAGCCCTTCTCCCCTTTCCGCACATGCGCGCCAAGTTCCTGGGTCTGGCGGAAGGTCATCCAGATGGGCGCCGCGTAGCCACAGGCCACAGAAACCGACCACAGCACAATGACGTTGATGCCCTGTACGGGGTGCCGTTATGGCGCAGCGGCTTCGTGATGCGGCCCGCCGCATGTTCCGCATTCCAGGGCTTAAGCCACGGGCGGGCCCCCTTCTCCAGATTGGCCACAATGCGGTCGGTGATGCGGACGTAAATGTCTTGCTTCTGCTGTGTCATTTCCTTGTCCTCCAATAAAAAACCGGGTTGCGCGCCGCCTTCGCGGCTGCCGCAACCCGATGGAGGCCGGAATTGAACAGCGGGGGTGGGCCGTCACAGGCCGCCGGCGGGTGAGGGGTATCACCCGGCCTGCACGGAACGACTTGTCCGCCGAAGCCTCGGCGGAGGCGAAAGTGGAGGAAGGCAGGGGAAACGCCCCGCCGGCGCTCGCTTTGGCCTTGACGGCCCGGGGGCCGCAGGCCCCTAAAAAATAAGAGAGGCCGCAGGCCCCAAGAGATGTGATGGAGTGCGGCCGCACGGCCGCCCGACAGAAAAGGAAAAGCCGCCCTCGGCCTTCGCCGGGCGGCCTTACGCGCGCGGGTGTCCCCGCCTTCGCGGTGATCTACCTGCGCACGGTATTCCCCGCCTTCCTTCTTCGCCCTGCGGCTTCGCAGGAGGCGTGGGGACAGGCTTTACGGATGGCCTCGACGCCGCTCCCGGTTCCGGGATCTGCGGCGGCTCGGGGAGCCTGACTGCCCGTTCAGGCGAGTAGAACCCGTTTCCGGCCCATCGGCCGGACGCGCCCCAAAAAGGAAGGTTTGGTTTTCAATTGGGGAGGACAAGCAGGATGCGGGTGGAAGGAGACAAAAACACAGCGCCCCGCCCTGTGCCCTCGGGCAGGGCAACGGGGCTGGAAATTTAGAAGTTTACAGCCTCAGTTTAAGCCGCAGCGGCTCAATTGCAATTCCAGGGATACGTGTCCCCCTTCCTCCGATTGTTGTCCCACTGAAGCGGCTGAAGATTATTGAGGTCGTCCGTACCGCCCTTAGCAACGGGCTTAATATGGTCCACTTCCCAGCCATGTTCGGAGTTGGTCTTGCCGTAATCGGAATTCTTCATCGGCTTCCCGCACATATCGTAGCGCCATATGTTCGGGTCATACCCTTCGATGGTTCTTCCTTTCTTCCAGACAGCGCCCACAGTCGTCTGACCAAACGGCTTACCATTTACATCGCTATTACGGTTACGAGCCATTCTCGAATTCCTCTTGTGAAACCTACGGTCCAAGTCGGTACTTCTCATACAACCCCGTTGGCCAACGCTCACGGGAACGGCGTCCCGGAAGAAGTCTCGCCGGGTGGCTGGTGCACTTTTCGCCTTTCGTGTCAGGGGCTCCGCCCCTACTTGCCCTTGTCGGACTTCTTGATGGTTTCGACGGTCGTCGTGCTCGGCCGCCGGACGGCCTCCTTCACAGGGATGAATTGGCCATTCTTCGCATCGCGTCCGATTTTCGTGGTCTTGCTCATTTCTTTGACTCCTTTTGGTGTGGGGGGTTAAGACGCGAGCCTGTAACGGCTCCATGAAAGGCGATTGATCGGCCGTATCGGAGCAATGGAGGGGATTGGCCTCATGGACTCGATACTTGGGATGGGCGGAATTGGGGGTATTGAAGGGATCGGGAGAACAAGGCCAGCGCCACGAGCTCCCCGCCGCCAGACTACGACGCCGCCATCCGGACCACGCATGTGGTCATTACTCCACCAGCCAAGATGTCGGCCGCCGTAATCGTAGACGCTGCCGGTACGATGAATCCAGGCAATGCCTTGTCCGCTTGTGTCGATGATGCGGCCGTTCTTGCCCAGGAAGGCAACAACCTGCCCATCGTGGTCGTAAAGAGGTTCCATAGTCTGCCGTTCTCCTTTTGCTTGATATTGCCGGTGCCGTCATGTAATACTTGTCGGTGCCGTCAACCCCGTTGGCCAATAAAAGGCCCCGAGGGGCTATTACGGGAACGTCATAACTAAGTATACGGAGGAGTCATGAGAAAGTCAACCCCCTCAGAAATCTTCCCGGAGCGCCTGCGGGCGGCCCGGGAGATGAGGGAACTGAGCCAAGGAGCACTGGCGACACGGGCCGGTATGCAACCCTCAGCCATTTCGCACTTCGAGTCCGGAACCAGGAAACCATCTTTCGAGAACTTACGCCGCCTCGCCGACGCTCTGGACGTTTCTACCGACTACTTGCTTGGACGGATCAAAGAAATTGC
Proteins encoded in this window:
- a CDS encoding HNH endonuclease — protein: MARNRNSDVNGKPFGQTTVGAVWKKGRTIEGYDPNIWRYDMCGKPMKNSDYGKTNSEHGWEVDHIKPVAKGGTDDLNNLQPLQWDNNRRKGDTYPWNCN
- a CDS encoding helix-turn-helix transcriptional regulator, encoding MRKSTPSEIFPERLRAAREMRELSQGALATRAGMQPSAISHFESGTRKPSFENLRRLADALDVSTDYLLGRIKEIAGPATAEQLHRDFDHMSQDDRELAEKIFDVLKNRGQTRNKKG